The Bacteroidota bacterium genomic sequence TAAGTTCGGTGGCGGGGTGTTATGCCATTACGGCTGCCGATACACTGGGCAACGAAAGCAGTTTCAGCAATGTGTTCTGCATCGACAACTGTCCGGTGTATGAATTGCCCAACGTATTTACACCCGACGGCGACAACATAAATGATTTGTTTGTGCCGTTTCCTTACCGCCACATCCAAAGCATTGATCTGAAAATATACGACCGCTGGGGCGCACTGGTGTTTGAAACCACCGATCCGGCTGTGCGCTGGGACGGGTTGGGTATGCAGAGCAACCGGCTTTGCAGCGACGGTGTATATTATTATGTATGCACCGTGAATGAAATTCATCTGTCGGGAATAAAGCAGCGCGAACTGAAGGGCTTCGTACATTTGTTTGGTAAACCATCGGCCCGGCCGCAGTAACAAACCGTTTTATGTTTTCAGGAATAGTAGAAACGCTGGGCAGCGTGTGCACACTGCGCCACGAAGCAGGCAACCTTCATATTGAAGTAGAAGCCGTATTTAACGGTGAATTGAAAATTGACCAGAGCATTGCACATAACGGTGCCTGCTTAACGGTGGTGGCGCTTACAGAAAACACCTACACCGTTACCGCCATTGCCGAAACACTTCGCAAAACCAATCTTGGCAACCTGCAGCCCGGCAGTAAAATCAATCTCGAACGCTGCATCCGTCTCGGCGACCGCCTCGACGGGCACATTGTGCAGGGGCATGTGGATTTAACTGCCATGTGCAAAGAAGTAAAAGATGATAACGGCAGCTGGATTTTCCGGTTTGGCTTCGATGCGGCTTCGGGGTTTGTAACTGTACCCAAAGGCTCTGTGTGTGTGAATGGTGTAAGCCTTACCGTAGTGGATAGTTTGCCCGGTGAGTTTTCAGTGGCCATTATTCCTTATACCTGGGAGCATACCAATTTTCATCTGCTCAAAGCCGGCGATGTGGTGAATCTTGAGTTTGATATTATCGGAAAATATGTGGCCGCACTGGCAAAACCGCATCAGTAAATAAGGCAGAAAAGAAACTGAAGAAGGAAGATTTTCCGAAATTTTATTTTCTAAACAAAAAAAGCCGGTTTACAGCGTAGCCGGCTTTCTCTTTTCCTCTGAAATGCATTGCTGATAATTGTTCCGGGCGTTAGATCCGGGCGCTTTGTTTAGTTTTTGTTTAGCACTTGTGCGATAAGCCAGTGTATGCCGTTGGGATAATTTCCCCGATTATTTATGAATTGAACAGGTAAGAAAACCGAATTCCTTGTT encodes the following:
- a CDS encoding riboflavin synthase, which gives rise to MFSGIVETLGSVCTLRHEAGNLHIEVEAVFNGELKIDQSIAHNGACLTVVALTENTYTVTAIAETLRKTNLGNLQPGSKINLERCIRLGDRLDGHIVQGHVDLTAMCKEVKDDNGSWIFRFGFDAASGFVTVPKGSVCVNGVSLTVVDSLPGEFSVAIIPYTWEHTNFHLLKAGDVVNLEFDIIGKYVAALAKPHQ